A genomic segment from Salvia splendens isolate huo1 chromosome 13, SspV2, whole genome shotgun sequence encodes:
- the LOC121761654 gene encoding exocyst complex component EXO70A1-like isoform X1 codes for MPLRSSLPASHHRHISRYRLQFTAPRTPPLSLGVVAPAAPSLLLPSLPLLLSDLPPPPLCMHRRRLRPLRASCCRRSFPAPLQRGSLPPHRLPRVKKKTLTHDRQLQSLRIGGTTKMGAYAVAMETLTERAALMRESMKKTQAITDNVVTILGSFDHRLSALETAMRPTQLKTHSIRKAHENIDKTLKTAESVLDQFDRSREAEAKILRGPHEDLESYLQAVEQLRGVIQFFTGNKNFKSGIGIVSQANNLLGKAILKLEEEFRQLLSLYSKPIEPDLLFDCLPNSMRPSSGSPREGEPAGKKPSDHHNKSSAETVVYQLPTLVPPRIMPLLQEISKQMVQAGHQQQVAILYREARSTAVEQTLKKLGVEKLGKDEVQKMQWEVLEAKIGNWIHFMRIAVKLLFTAEKKVCDDIFQTYDSLKDQCFAEVTGTSVITLLSFGDAIARSKKSPEKLFVLLDMYEIMRELQPEMEVIFGSKYSTEMREAFTALTKKLAKTAKKTFAEFEEAVEKDCTKTAVLDGTVHPLTSYVINYVKFLFDYHSTLQQLFKEFGEGDSEQQLAFITTKIMQALQTNLEVKSKQYKDAALTQLFLMNNIHYIVRSVRRSEAKDLLGDDWVQIHRRVVQQHANQYKRIAWSKILQTLTIQGAHSAVDSNSTAGVSRVTVKDRFKTFNTAFEEIHQRQSQWTVPDSELRESLRLAVAEVLLPAYRSFIRRFGPMIEGGKNPTKYIRYTPEDLERMLAEFFEGKMWNEPKR; via the exons ATGCCGCTGCGGTCGTCCCTCCCGGCCTCTCACCACCGACACATCAGCCGCTACCGGCTCCAATTCACTGCCCCGCGTACACCGCCCTTGTCGCTCGGCGTTGTCGCTCCGGCAGCGCCCTCTCTCCTTCTTCCCTCACTCCCTCTTCTTCTCTCGGATCTGCCGCCGCCAccactgtgcatgcacaggcggCGGCTTCGGCCTCTCCGTGCCTCGTGCTGCCGGAGAAGCTTCCCGGCGCCACTCCAGCGCGGGTCGCTGCCTCCTCACCGACTCCCGAGAG TGAAGAAGAAAACCTTAACGCATGATCGACAATTACAGTCTCTGAGAATCGGAGGTACCACCAAAATGGGGGCGTACGCCGTCGCGATGGAAACCCTAACGGAGCGCGCCGCGCTGATGCGTGAATCGATGAAGAAAACCCAGGCGATCACGGACAACGTCGTCACCATTCTAGGCTCCTTCGACCACCGCCTCTCCGCCCTCGAGACCGCCATGCGCCCCACGCAg TTGAAAACGCATTCCATAAGGAAGGCGCACGAGAACATCGACAAGACGCTCAAGACTGCCGAGTCTGTTCTCGATCAATTCGATCGCTCACGCGAG gCAGAAGCTAAAATATTAAGGGGCCCTCATGAAGATTTAGAAAGCTACCTTCAAGCTGTGGAACAGCTAAGGGGTGTCATTCAGTTTTTTACTGGAAACAAAAACTTTAAGAGTGGTATTGGGATTGTCAGTCAAGCCAACAACTTACTTGGAAAAGCAATCCTTAAACTAGAGGAAGAATTTCGACAGCTTCTCAGCTTGTACAG CAAACCTATCGAACCTGATCTTCTCTTTGACTGCCTGCCAAATTCAATGAGGCCATCATCAGGATCACCTCGTGAAGGTGAACCGGCTGGAAAGAAACCATCAGACCACCATAACAAAAGTTCAGCAGAGACAGTGGTCTATCAACTTCCAACCCTAGTTCCTCCTAGAATCATGCCTTTGCTCCAGGAGATTTCAAAGCAAATGGTTCAAGCTGGTCACCAACAGCAGGTTGCCATTTTATACAG GGAAGCTAGATCCACAGCAGTAGAGCAAACTCTGAAGAAACTAGGCGTTGAGAAACTTGGTAAAGATGAGGTACAAAAGATGCAGTGGGAAGTTTTAGAGGCAAAGATAGGAAACTGGATTCATTTTATGAGAATTGCT GTCAAGCTTTTGTTTACTGCTGAAAAGAAAGTATGTGATGATATTTTTCAGACCTATGATAGTCTCAAAGATCAGTGTTTTGCTGAAGTAACTGGGACCAGCGTGATAACGCTTCTCAGTTTTGGAGATGCTATCGCTAGGAGTAAGAAATCGCCGGAAAAGCTATTTGTCCTGCTGGACATGTATGAGATCATGCGAGAACTTCAGCCTGAG ATGGAGGTCATATTTGGGAGTAAATACAGTACTGAAATGAGGGAAGCATTCACAGCCCTCACAAAAAAACTCGCAAAGACTGCTAAGAAGACGTTTGCTGAATTCGAGGAAGCCGTTGAAAAAGATTGCACAAAAACTGCTGTTCTTGATGGAACAGTCCATCCTTTAACCAGCTACGTGATCAACTATGTGAAGTTTCTATTCGA CTATCATTCAACTCTACAGCAACTCTTCAAAGAGTTTGGCGAAGGCGATTCAGAACAACAGTTGGCATTTATAACGACCAAGATTATGCAGGCACTTCAGACTAATCTCGAAGTAAAATCAAAGCAATACAAAGATGCTGCTTTAACTCAACTATTTCTGATGAACAACATACATTATATTGTAAGATCTGTACGCAG GTCAGAGGCAAAGGATTTATTAGGCGACGACTGGGTGCAGATACATCGAAGGGTTGTCCAGCAGCATGCTAATCAATACAAGAGAATTGCGTGGTCTAAG ATTCTGCAAACCTTGACGATCCAGGGGGCGCATTCGGCAGTGGATAGCAATAGCACAGCTGGTGTTTCGAGGGTGACGGTGAAAGATAGGTTCAAGACATTCAACACCGCATTTGAAGAGATCCATCAGCGGCAATCTCAATGGACAGTTCCTGATAGCGAGCTGCGGGAGTCATTGAGGCTTGCCGTTGCTGAGGTCCTTCTGCCTGCCTACAGATCTTTCATCCGACGTTTTGG GCCTATGATTGAGGGTGGAAAAAATCCAACCAAGTACATCAGATATACACCTGAAGATTTAGAGAGAATGCTGGCTGAGTTCTTCGAAGGAAAGATGTGGAACGAACCCAAgcgatag
- the LOC121761654 gene encoding exocyst complex component EXO70A1-like isoform X2, with the protein MPLRSSLPASHHRHISRYRLQFTAPRTPPLSLGVVAPAAPSLLLPSLPLLLSDLPPPPLCMHRRRLRPLRASCCRRSFPAPLQRGSLPPHRLPREAKILRGPHEDLESYLQAVEQLRGVIQFFTGNKNFKSGIGIVSQANNLLGKAILKLEEEFRQLLSLYSKPIEPDLLFDCLPNSMRPSSGSPREGEPAGKKPSDHHNKSSAETVVYQLPTLVPPRIMPLLQEISKQMVQAGHQQQVAILYREARSTAVEQTLKKLGVEKLGKDEVQKMQWEVLEAKIGNWIHFMRIAVKLLFTAEKKVCDDIFQTYDSLKDQCFAEVTGTSVITLLSFGDAIARSKKSPEKLFVLLDMYEIMRELQPEMEVIFGSKYSTEMREAFTALTKKLAKTAKKTFAEFEEAVEKDCTKTAVLDGTVHPLTSYVINYVKFLFDYHSTLQQLFKEFGEGDSEQQLAFITTKIMQALQTNLEVKSKQYKDAALTQLFLMNNIHYIVRSVRRSEAKDLLGDDWVQIHRRVVQQHANQYKRIAWSKILQTLTIQGAHSAVDSNSTAGVSRVTVKDRFKTFNTAFEEIHQRQSQWTVPDSELRESLRLAVAEVLLPAYRSFIRRFGPMIEGGKNPTKYIRYTPEDLERMLAEFFEGKMWNEPKR; encoded by the exons ATGCCGCTGCGGTCGTCCCTCCCGGCCTCTCACCACCGACACATCAGCCGCTACCGGCTCCAATTCACTGCCCCGCGTACACCGCCCTTGTCGCTCGGCGTTGTCGCTCCGGCAGCGCCCTCTCTCCTTCTTCCCTCACTCCCTCTTCTTCTCTCGGATCTGCCGCCGCCAccactgtgcatgcacaggcggCGGCTTCGGCCTCTCCGTGCCTCGTGCTGCCGGAGAAGCTTCCCGGCGCCACTCCAGCGCGGGTCGCTGCCTCCTCACCGACTCCCGAGAG AAGCTAAAATATTAAGGGGCCCTCATGAAGATTTAGAAAGCTACCTTCAAGCTGTGGAACAGCTAAGGGGTGTCATTCAGTTTTTTACTGGAAACAAAAACTTTAAGAGTGGTATTGGGATTGTCAGTCAAGCCAACAACTTACTTGGAAAAGCAATCCTTAAACTAGAGGAAGAATTTCGACAGCTTCTCAGCTTGTACAG CAAACCTATCGAACCTGATCTTCTCTTTGACTGCCTGCCAAATTCAATGAGGCCATCATCAGGATCACCTCGTGAAGGTGAACCGGCTGGAAAGAAACCATCAGACCACCATAACAAAAGTTCAGCAGAGACAGTGGTCTATCAACTTCCAACCCTAGTTCCTCCTAGAATCATGCCTTTGCTCCAGGAGATTTCAAAGCAAATGGTTCAAGCTGGTCACCAACAGCAGGTTGCCATTTTATACAG GGAAGCTAGATCCACAGCAGTAGAGCAAACTCTGAAGAAACTAGGCGTTGAGAAACTTGGTAAAGATGAGGTACAAAAGATGCAGTGGGAAGTTTTAGAGGCAAAGATAGGAAACTGGATTCATTTTATGAGAATTGCT GTCAAGCTTTTGTTTACTGCTGAAAAGAAAGTATGTGATGATATTTTTCAGACCTATGATAGTCTCAAAGATCAGTGTTTTGCTGAAGTAACTGGGACCAGCGTGATAACGCTTCTCAGTTTTGGAGATGCTATCGCTAGGAGTAAGAAATCGCCGGAAAAGCTATTTGTCCTGCTGGACATGTATGAGATCATGCGAGAACTTCAGCCTGAG ATGGAGGTCATATTTGGGAGTAAATACAGTACTGAAATGAGGGAAGCATTCACAGCCCTCACAAAAAAACTCGCAAAGACTGCTAAGAAGACGTTTGCTGAATTCGAGGAAGCCGTTGAAAAAGATTGCACAAAAACTGCTGTTCTTGATGGAACAGTCCATCCTTTAACCAGCTACGTGATCAACTATGTGAAGTTTCTATTCGA CTATCATTCAACTCTACAGCAACTCTTCAAAGAGTTTGGCGAAGGCGATTCAGAACAACAGTTGGCATTTATAACGACCAAGATTATGCAGGCACTTCAGACTAATCTCGAAGTAAAATCAAAGCAATACAAAGATGCTGCTTTAACTCAACTATTTCTGATGAACAACATACATTATATTGTAAGATCTGTACGCAG GTCAGAGGCAAAGGATTTATTAGGCGACGACTGGGTGCAGATACATCGAAGGGTTGTCCAGCAGCATGCTAATCAATACAAGAGAATTGCGTGGTCTAAG ATTCTGCAAACCTTGACGATCCAGGGGGCGCATTCGGCAGTGGATAGCAATAGCACAGCTGGTGTTTCGAGGGTGACGGTGAAAGATAGGTTCAAGACATTCAACACCGCATTTGAAGAGATCCATCAGCGGCAATCTCAATGGACAGTTCCTGATAGCGAGCTGCGGGAGTCATTGAGGCTTGCCGTTGCTGAGGTCCTTCTGCCTGCCTACAGATCTTTCATCCGACGTTTTGG GCCTATGATTGAGGGTGGAAAAAATCCAACCAAGTACATCAGATATACACCTGAAGATTTAGAGAGAATGCTGGCTGAGTTCTTCGAAGGAAAGATGTGGAACGAACCCAAgcgatag
- the LOC121761654 gene encoding exocyst complex component EXO70A1-like isoform X3, producing the protein MGAYAVAMETLTERAALMRESMKKTQAITDNVVTILGSFDHRLSALETAMRPTQLKTHSIRKAHENIDKTLKTAESVLDQFDRSREAEAKILRGPHEDLESYLQAVEQLRGVIQFFTGNKNFKSGIGIVSQANNLLGKAILKLEEEFRQLLSLYSKPIEPDLLFDCLPNSMRPSSGSPREGEPAGKKPSDHHNKSSAETVVYQLPTLVPPRIMPLLQEISKQMVQAGHQQQVAILYREARSTAVEQTLKKLGVEKLGKDEVQKMQWEVLEAKIGNWIHFMRIAVKLLFTAEKKVCDDIFQTYDSLKDQCFAEVTGTSVITLLSFGDAIARSKKSPEKLFVLLDMYEIMRELQPEMEVIFGSKYSTEMREAFTALTKKLAKTAKKTFAEFEEAVEKDCTKTAVLDGTVHPLTSYVINYVKFLFDYHSTLQQLFKEFGEGDSEQQLAFITTKIMQALQTNLEVKSKQYKDAALTQLFLMNNIHYIVRSVRRSEAKDLLGDDWVQIHRRVVQQHANQYKRIAWSKILQTLTIQGAHSAVDSNSTAGVSRVTVKDRFKTFNTAFEEIHQRQSQWTVPDSELRESLRLAVAEVLLPAYRSFIRRFGPMIEGGKNPTKYIRYTPEDLERMLAEFFEGKMWNEPKR; encoded by the exons ATGGGGGCGTACGCCGTCGCGATGGAAACCCTAACGGAGCGCGCCGCGCTGATGCGTGAATCGATGAAGAAAACCCAGGCGATCACGGACAACGTCGTCACCATTCTAGGCTCCTTCGACCACCGCCTCTCCGCCCTCGAGACCGCCATGCGCCCCACGCAg TTGAAAACGCATTCCATAAGGAAGGCGCACGAGAACATCGACAAGACGCTCAAGACTGCCGAGTCTGTTCTCGATCAATTCGATCGCTCACGCGAG gCAGAAGCTAAAATATTAAGGGGCCCTCATGAAGATTTAGAAAGCTACCTTCAAGCTGTGGAACAGCTAAGGGGTGTCATTCAGTTTTTTACTGGAAACAAAAACTTTAAGAGTGGTATTGGGATTGTCAGTCAAGCCAACAACTTACTTGGAAAAGCAATCCTTAAACTAGAGGAAGAATTTCGACAGCTTCTCAGCTTGTACAG CAAACCTATCGAACCTGATCTTCTCTTTGACTGCCTGCCAAATTCAATGAGGCCATCATCAGGATCACCTCGTGAAGGTGAACCGGCTGGAAAGAAACCATCAGACCACCATAACAAAAGTTCAGCAGAGACAGTGGTCTATCAACTTCCAACCCTAGTTCCTCCTAGAATCATGCCTTTGCTCCAGGAGATTTCAAAGCAAATGGTTCAAGCTGGTCACCAACAGCAGGTTGCCATTTTATACAG GGAAGCTAGATCCACAGCAGTAGAGCAAACTCTGAAGAAACTAGGCGTTGAGAAACTTGGTAAAGATGAGGTACAAAAGATGCAGTGGGAAGTTTTAGAGGCAAAGATAGGAAACTGGATTCATTTTATGAGAATTGCT GTCAAGCTTTTGTTTACTGCTGAAAAGAAAGTATGTGATGATATTTTTCAGACCTATGATAGTCTCAAAGATCAGTGTTTTGCTGAAGTAACTGGGACCAGCGTGATAACGCTTCTCAGTTTTGGAGATGCTATCGCTAGGAGTAAGAAATCGCCGGAAAAGCTATTTGTCCTGCTGGACATGTATGAGATCATGCGAGAACTTCAGCCTGAG ATGGAGGTCATATTTGGGAGTAAATACAGTACTGAAATGAGGGAAGCATTCACAGCCCTCACAAAAAAACTCGCAAAGACTGCTAAGAAGACGTTTGCTGAATTCGAGGAAGCCGTTGAAAAAGATTGCACAAAAACTGCTGTTCTTGATGGAACAGTCCATCCTTTAACCAGCTACGTGATCAACTATGTGAAGTTTCTATTCGA CTATCATTCAACTCTACAGCAACTCTTCAAAGAGTTTGGCGAAGGCGATTCAGAACAACAGTTGGCATTTATAACGACCAAGATTATGCAGGCACTTCAGACTAATCTCGAAGTAAAATCAAAGCAATACAAAGATGCTGCTTTAACTCAACTATTTCTGATGAACAACATACATTATATTGTAAGATCTGTACGCAG GTCAGAGGCAAAGGATTTATTAGGCGACGACTGGGTGCAGATACATCGAAGGGTTGTCCAGCAGCATGCTAATCAATACAAGAGAATTGCGTGGTCTAAG ATTCTGCAAACCTTGACGATCCAGGGGGCGCATTCGGCAGTGGATAGCAATAGCACAGCTGGTGTTTCGAGGGTGACGGTGAAAGATAGGTTCAAGACATTCAACACCGCATTTGAAGAGATCCATCAGCGGCAATCTCAATGGACAGTTCCTGATAGCGAGCTGCGGGAGTCATTGAGGCTTGCCGTTGCTGAGGTCCTTCTGCCTGCCTACAGATCTTTCATCCGACGTTTTGG GCCTATGATTGAGGGTGGAAAAAATCCAACCAAGTACATCAGATATACACCTGAAGATTTAGAGAGAATGCTGGCTGAGTTCTTCGAAGGAAAGATGTGGAACGAACCCAAgcgatag